The genomic interval AACTTCCCGGCGATGGTGCCCTTCTGGATGCACCCGATCGCGATCGCCACCGGCAACGCCTTCATCCTCAAGCCCTCCGAGCGCGACCCCTCCGCCTCGAACATCGTCGCGCGCCTCTACCAGGAGGCCGGGCTGCCCGACGGCGTCTTCCAGGTCGTCCACGGCGGCAAGGACACGGTCGACGCGCTGTGCACGCACGAGCAGATCGCCGCGGTCTCCTTCGTCGGCTCGACCCCGATCGCGAAGCACGTGCACGCCACCGCGTCCGCGGCCGGCAAGCGGGTGCAGGCCCTCGGCGGCGCGAACAACCACGCCGTGGTGATGCCGGACGCGAACGTCGAGTTCGCGGCCGCGCAGGTCGCCTCGGGCGCCTTCGGCTCCGCGGGCGAGCGCTGCATGGCCGTCCCGGTCGCCGTGACCGTCGGCGACGCCCACGAACCCTTCCTCGAGGCGATCGCCGCCGAGGCCGCGAAGCTCACCGTCGGCCCCGGCTCCGACCCGGCGACCGACATGCCGCCGGTGATCACGAAGGACGCCCGCGAGCGGGTCGTCCGCATGGCCGACGAGGCCGAGCAGGCCGGCGGCCGGATCGTCGTGGACGGGCGCGGCCTGGTCGTCGAGGGCTTCGAGAACGGCAACTTCGTGGGGCCGACGGTCGTCACCGACCTCCCCGCCGATCACCCCACGTACACCGAGGAGGTCTTCGGGCCGCTGCTGGTGGTCATGCACGTCCACAACTTCGACGAGGCCATCGAGCTCGTGAACTCCTCGCGCTTCGGCAACGGCACCGCGATCTTCACCGGCTCCGGCCACTACGCGCGCCGCTACCAGGAGGAGGTCCAGGTGGGCATGGTCGGCATCAACGTGCCGATCCCGACGCCGGTGGGCTACTACTCCTTCGGCGGCTGGAAGGACTCGCTGTTCGGCGAGCACCACGCGCACGGCCCCGAGGGCCTCGAGTTCTACACGAAGCAGAAGGCGGTCACCTCGCGCTGGCCCCGCCAGGACGAGCACGTCGAGGCGTCCATGAGCTTCCCGACGCACGACTGAGACCCGCTCCCACCGCCCCATCGAAGGAGATGACCCCGTGACCTCTGCGCACTCCCCCGCGCCCACTCCGGCGACCACCGACCTCTCGCGCAATCCCGAGGCGCCGTTCGACCGCCTGACGATCGGCGTGTGCCCGGACCAATGGGGCGTGTGGTTCCCCCAGGACGAGCAGCAGATCCCCTGGCGCACGGCGCTCGCGGAGATGGCCGAGGCCGGCTTCTCCGTCATGGAGACGGGACCCTGGGGGTACTTCCCCCAGGACGCCGCCGACCTGAAGCACGTCATGGACGAGCACGGCTTCCGCGTGGTCGCGGGCACCGGCTGGGGCATCCTGCACAAGGAGGAGGCCTGGCCGGAGACGGAGCGCACCTTCCGGGCGATCGCCGAGACCCACGCGGCCGTCGGCGCGGAGTACATGGTGCACCTGCCCCCGCTGTACCGCGACGACAAGACCTGGGAGTTCACGGACGACCGGCAGCTGACGGGCGAGGCCTGGAAGCTCTACGTCACCCACGCCAACGAGCTGGGGCGGATCCTCAAGGAGGACTACGGGCTGACGATGGTGCTGCACCCGCACGGGGACAGCCACATCGAGACGCCCGAGGAGATCGCGCGCGTCTTCGAGGCGACGGACCCGGATCTGGTCTCGTTCTGCCTGGACACCGGGCACGTCGTCTACGGCGGCGGCGACCCGGTCTCGATGATCGACGAGTACCCCGACCGCATCGGCTACGTCCACATCAAGGCCTTCGACGCCGACATCACCCGCGAGGCGCACGAGAAGGACTGGCCCTTCGGGCAGACCGTGGCGAAGGGCGCCTCGGTGCGTCCGCCGGCCGGGCTGCCCGACATGAAGGACCTGGTGGCGAAGCTCGCGACGCTCGACAAGGACCTCTACGTGATCTGCGAGCAGGACCTCTACCCCTGTGATCCGTCGCTGCCCCTGCCCAATGCCGTGAAGACCCGCGAGTTCCTGGCCGAGTGCGGCCTGGGCCTGAAGCACGCCTGAGACGAGGGAGACCCCCATGGTGAAGGTCCTGCTGGATCCGAGCATGTACCACCCGCACCTCTCCGTCGCGCAGGAGGTGCACAAGGCGGCCGAGCTCGGCTTCCGGTACATCGAACTGTC from Brachybacterium kimchii carries:
- a CDS encoding CoA-acylating methylmalonate-semialdehyde dehydrogenase, translating into MTDVKHWIDGREAEGTGSTQPILNPATNEEIATLHLGDAGTVDQAVQVAVAAQREWSKVSLAKRTQIMYRMRQLLIDATDEIAEVISREHGKTVADARGEIARGQETLEFATSITQDLKGGFSENVSTGVDGFTFRQPLGVVAGITPFNFPAMVPFWMHPIAIATGNAFILKPSERDPSASNIVARLYQEAGLPDGVFQVVHGGKDTVDALCTHEQIAAVSFVGSTPIAKHVHATASAAGKRVQALGGANNHAVVMPDANVEFAAAQVASGAFGSAGERCMAVPVAVTVGDAHEPFLEAIAAEAAKLTVGPGSDPATDMPPVITKDARERVVRMADEAEQAGGRIVVDGRGLVVEGFENGNFVGPTVVTDLPADHPTYTEEVFGPLLVVMHVHNFDEAIELVNSSRFGNGTAIFTGSGHYARRYQEEVQVGMVGINVPIPTPVGYYSFGGWKDSLFGEHHAHGPEGLEFYTKQKAVTSRWPRQDEHVEASMSFPTHD
- a CDS encoding TIM barrel protein — protein: MTSAHSPAPTPATTDLSRNPEAPFDRLTIGVCPDQWGVWFPQDEQQIPWRTALAEMAEAGFSVMETGPWGYFPQDAADLKHVMDEHGFRVVAGTGWGILHKEEAWPETERTFRAIAETHAAVGAEYMVHLPPLYRDDKTWEFTDDRQLTGEAWKLYVTHANELGRILKEDYGLTMVLHPHGDSHIETPEEIARVFEATDPDLVSFCLDTGHVVYGGGDPVSMIDEYPDRIGYVHIKAFDADITREAHEKDWPFGQTVAKGASVRPPAGLPDMKDLVAKLATLDKDLYVICEQDLYPCDPSLPLPNAVKTREFLAECGLGLKHA